The genomic window TTCTCTCTCTGCATTCTCTCTTACACCTGTCTTTATCTGAAAAATAACCGATGAGCTCGTCGCCGTCAAGAAATCCAACGAACGCCGAAGCACCTCCGCCACCACCAACATCGACGGATGCTGTGGCAGAGGGTTCGTCTAAGAAAGTGAGGAAACCATATACCATCACCAAGTCAAGAGAGAGCTGGACAGAGGAAGAGCACGATAAGTTTCTTGAAGCACTTCAACTGTAATAATTtatctctgtttctctgtttttagaGACTTCAAATTTCTTAGTTTGCTGCTGATTTCTGAGTTTAGTTAGTTATAGACTGAACAAACAGAGGAAAGTTTATGTTACTTAGCTTAGGTCTAGTAGTAACTTAGCTATAAAAAATCTGCTTAGCTAAAAAGATCTGCTTCTTGGAGCACTTCAACTGTAATAAATTTATAGTTGTGTTGACTTTTTGAAAGTGTTATTGATGTAACTAGGACCTGATTCTGCTGATACTACTACTCCTCTATGTTCCTTAGGTTTGATCGTGACtggaagaagattgaagattttGTTGGTTCAAAGACTGTGATTCAGGTTTTAAAATAGCTTACTCTGCATTTTTGGTCGCAGTTACTTTGTGGCAatgttttcaacttatttGACTTTGTACTGCAGATAAGGAGTCATGCTCAAAAATACTTTCTCAAGGTTCAGAAAAACGGGACATTAGCTCATGTGCCACCTCCTCGACCTAAGCGCAAAGCAGCTCATCCGTATCCTCAAAAGGCATCAAAGAACGGTTCgaatattttataatacttCTTAGTTTGGTTATAGAGTTGAGTTTTTAACTCACATTTTCTTGCAGCTCAAATGCCACTTCAAGTTTCCACGTCTTTTACTACTACGCGAAATGGCGACATGCCGGGATATGCTTCATGGGATGATGCCTCAATGCTGCTAAACAGAGTTATTTCACCACAACATGAACTTGCTACTCTTCGTGGAGCAGAAGGCATGCACATTTGTCtatcctttttgttttcttcattttattgGTAGTTGTAGTAAGAATAGGTTCCATCAAAGGACGTTTCATGTGCTTATTATGGCATATAACGCCACTGATTCAGCTGATATTGGATCAAAGGGCTTATTAAATGTTAGTAGCCCTTCTACATCTGGCATGGGAAGCTCAAGCCGAACAGTATCAGGTTCTGAGATTGTAAGAAAGGCTAAACAGCCTCCAGTGCTTCACGGTAACCATCTGTGAACAATTCCATGTTTTTTCACTAACTTTTATGCATGATGGAGACTGTACTGATACTATCTTTGTAGGTGTTCCTGATTTTGCTGAAGTTTATAATTTCATTGGGAGTGTCTTTGATCCTGAAACGAGAGGCCATGTGGAAAAGCTCAAGGAAATGGATCCTATAAATTTCGAAACTGTGAGTCAAGAGTTTACAAGCTTTCAGATTAATTGGTGTTCAAGCTCTTAGCATTTCTTCACTAATCACATAGTATGGTGTTTACAGGTTCTGTTATTGATGAGAAACCTCACAGTTAACTTATCAAACCCTGATTTAGAATCCACTGTAAGTGTTAAATTTGCGATAAAAGATTTGTGATGACCAACTTTCTCAGAGTCTGAAACTATTTCACTCTCAACCAATGAGTTGGAGGCACTTCTTTTATGATCTTTGGTTCCTTACAttgaaatgagtttttttgcGCTTGCGTGATCAAATTTAATCTAACCTCAGCTAGTCGGATTGTAATGATGCTGCAGAGGAAAGTCCTCTTATCATATGACAACGTGACGACCGAGCTCCCAAGCGTTGTTTCCCTTGTCAAGAACTCAACAAGCGACAAATCAgcataacaaaaatatgagcCATCAGCTAGCAAGTAAGtgtttttccctctttttccTCTGACCTTTTAAATTCAgtacaagaaaacatttcaCTACTATTAGAAGTCACATGAGTTCATGGTTAGATATAAGTCTAGTGACAGTTCTCTAACTCTAAGGTTTGCAATAAGAGTTCTATAGTTAGTCACAGTCTGGGATACAAGATATATACACTACGGTATTTTGAGTATTAGCACCAGTTCAGGCTTCTTGCAAACTTTGTAAAGTCTTGCATAAGAGTTATATGGTTCTCACCGTATTGGCAGGTTTACTCATTGGTTTCCCATGTTTAATAAACTTTGGTGTTATACGTCACTGGAATCACAATCGTGTCACTGCATCATCATGTGGGAATTGTGTAAAAggtctttgttgttttgagGAGAAACATAAGCCAAGTTTTGAAGCTATAGGGGGCTTCCGCAGATTTTGACCAGGACTAGTTGGGTGAATGGTAGGTATAATATATGTAAGGGGTTTTTCTACTAGTTGCAAGACAGCCTCATTCTCATCCACCCGTTACTCTTGTACTAAAATCTCGTCATAACTTTTTGTTCAGTTGTTGTGTATTTGTGTAAAAGATAAGTCCTAGGACTGAGTGTAATGGTTCAAGATCAGTGTTAAGTAAATGACGGCAACTCTATTGTTTTAAAGTTGACagctttctttatatattatggGGTTTGATtcagaattttgtttttaataaggAAACCAAGTCAAGTCTATAAAAAGATTTTGCAATTGTGGAGAGATTGTATGTATTCAAGTATTCAACAACATCAATCAATACTTACTAGTTTTctgaataatttttaaaaaatcctaGAATCAAAAACCTCATGATTTTATAAAACAGAGTATCTGCCTGATTGTGCTCCTCCAGGAAGGGAGAAGGTTTGGTTAGTTATGTCTTCAAGAACACGCTTGAGTTCAGCTTTCGCTGTCTTAACAGATATTTCGGTAGGCCCTTCGACGAACAAATAGAGCTTGCGTTCCTCAGGTCCCGGGATACGTCCTGCCTCATAAAACTTACCTCTAGTGGTAATGGAAGCTCCACTCCACTCTGATATTGGTCCCAGCGTTTCTTTGTGGGTAACTTTCCACCGAGCATTCTGTGGGAAATCATTGATTTCCAATTCTGCTTCATAGTGTTCAGGTATCGCATCAGCTTGAATCTTTGCAAGGTACTGTTGCACGTTAGCAGCAGCAATCATGGCTGCAACGCGGCCTGCTCCATCAGTAGGAGGGATACCTGGCTCAGTGGCTAGCCCACCACCATTTGGAAGCAATTGGTTAGCAGTCACAGGAGCCTTAGAAGCAGCAGAAGCAATGGCGGCTATCTGAGCAAGAGTAATCTGCTGCTGTGAGATATCACCACCAGCCTTTCTTACTACATCATTCTCATCTTCTGAGTCagacttctcttcttcaaagcCATACTCCTTCGCTTGTGCTTTCTTTGCTGCTTTCCTAACTTCATCCTCCTCTTCGTTGAATTTAAAGCCACTTCCACCATAGCCAGTTCCATGAGCTTGCTCAATACCCTGTTTTACTTTCGCCATGAACCCTTCGGCTACTGCTTTAACATCATCAGGAACTGGCTGCTCAGATAGTTCCAGGGCCTTGACTAAATCTGGTGCATATTTTGCATCATCCTCAGAGATAAATGTTACAGCACAGCCTTTCCGCCCTGCCCTACCTGTCCTACCAACACGATGCACATAGTCTTCATAGTGGTTTGGTGCATCGAAGTTTACAACCAACTCGAGCTCTTTCACATCTAGACCCCTGGCTGCAACACTTGTGGCGATCAACAAATTGCAGACATCGCTCTTAAAATCAGATATAGCTGATTCACGATCAGTCTGTTCCTTACCCCCGTGAAGAGATAGACAGGCTCATTTGGTCATCAAATCATTATACAAAGCATCACATTTTTCCTGCGAACGAACAAAGACCAAAACTTTTCCTTTCTCATACCATTCCCCAAGAAGTTCCAGAAGTCTTGAGAACCTCTCACTCTCGGGTCTGATTTCAACTAACTGAGTTATATCTTTATTCACAACACTCCTCCCACCGACCTGTATCTCCACAGGCTTGTTCAAGACTTTACGTGCCAAAGTTTCAACTTGGCGTGGAAAAGTGGCAGAAAAGAGCACAGTTTGACGATCAGGTCGAATATTTTGAACAATGCGAGTTATTTGAGGCTCAAAACCCATATCAAACATACGATCAGCTTCATCCATTACCAAATATGTGACCCTTCGTAGATTGGTAATTTTTCCACTGCTTGTGCAAAGAATATCGATCATTCTTCCAGGAGTACAAACAACAATCTCGGTACCTCGCTTAAGCTCACTGATTTGCTGGGCAACTCCAGATCCTCCATACACAGGCACACATATTATACCCAATGCCTTAGAAAACTTTCTGATATCGCTGTAAATCTGCTGAACAAGTTCTCTAGTAGGTGCCATTACAAGCCCAATCGGCCCATCACCAGCTTCAACGGGAGGCTGATCTTTGATATGCCTCAACATAGGCAAAACAAAGCCAAGGGTTTTACCTGACCCGGTTTTGGCAACCCCAATGCAGTCTCTACCGCTCATGATGATTGGAAGTGCTTGTGCTTGGATAGGCATTGGCTTTTCATAGTTAAGCTTCTTCAGAGTATCCAAAATTTTGCTAGTTAATCCAGTCTGGTGCCAAAATTGAATGGGTCTTGGAACATCTTTCCCATGAACTTTCAGCTCCAATTCCTTTCTATAAGCGTTCACTGCATCCTGTGTCATCCTTGAGATATCCTTGACTTCGATATAAAAATTCTTCCGGAAAGGTTCATACTCTATTTTGGAGTGGTCAACAAGAGACAATTTCTCTGCTTTTGTCTTCTTAACTCTCTTCATAAACTCCTCGTCGTCTTCGTCTAAACTTGGATCATCATCACTCTTTGGTTCTGAGTAATCTGAATCAGAATCTTCACCTTGAATTATCCTACCAAGGGCGGCCttattaaaaccttttttggCTTGGTCACCAGTTTCCTTCCcattcattttaaaatccaaaataccATCGATCACAATATTGCTAAGCTTTTCAACCTCAGGTAATACCATAGTATTCATAAAAGCATCTAAGGGATCAATTTCGTCTTCATCTGCAGCTCTGTCACCTCCATTCTCAGAGACAGTAACAGCTGTCTCATTCTCCGAGGCGACCATCTTGGCATCTCCACCATTTTCGAGTTTAGTATCACGATCAACATCCATCTCTGAGTCTGATTTaacttcatcatcagattcaCCATCAAGAGTCCAAGCCTTACCGGTCTCAGGACCCTTACTTTCAATTTGAGCTTCCTCGTTTTGCCTCTTCAACTCTTGCCACTCCTGGACTCTTCTCCTCCGTTTTTCTACTTCCTCAGCCAACTGCTTCTGCTCATCCTCTACTTGTTCATCCCGAGTTTTCTTCTCAACATCGTCATCTCCATGCCTGCTACGCTCCGTTCTTTTGCGTTTCAAGCCACACTTGACATCATCACTCTCTTCATTACAATCCTCACGTGACCTCtcctttttctgtttcttcctacccttttctttctcacgttctctcctctctctgtCCCTTTTCAGATATTTTCCTCTATCTCTGTCACGTTCTCGGCGTCCTCTTCCCTTGTCCTCCCCTCTGCGTTTACTATCCCTCtcgtattcttcttcttcaaaatcgCTACTTTTTCTATCCCTCCGTATCCGTATCCTCTCCTCTTCCTCAGAATCGCATCTCTTAACTCTCGAGCGCATCTCCGTCGTATCTCGCCGACCATTCTCTTTCTTACTGCGATCACGATCTTTGCGATCATTTTCCTTCCTGGACTTAGATTTCTCTAACATCATCTCAAACGCAACAAATCCCGATAGAAAATTCCGTAACTTAAAcccaaattcaaatcaaattcatcCGCCAAACAAAAGCTTCAACGATAACCCTAAAAATGTTGcggtgaagaagacaaagctACCAGAAGAATCAAAACTCTCTACACCGTAACGTTGTAACGTCTCGTTAGTGTCGAGTAACAGAGATAATAAAGCTGTAAGGTTGGGCCCTTATTGGTAAAAGATAAAAGTGAAAACCAGTTATTGGGCTATTTGGGCTTTAGTTAGGTCCACTATTAATCGATATTTTCCTCATGGGCTTCTAAACAACATCGCAAGGTTATtctattcaaaataattattcattTCGTTGATTTCATCTCATGAATGATTTCCTATTATTTATAGTTCATTCCCCAAACCACTCGCATCACAGGCGCGTTGAGCACGTGAGGCTAAAATCCATGGACTATATAACCTTCCTTTTTGGGGATTTTTtgcataaattaaaaactgagAGGACCTGCAGCGCGTGGGTTGGGATTTCATTTGTTGTgactacaattttttttttttttcccccaaaGGTCTTTCTgtttattgactttttatCATAAGATAAAACGTTACAAAATGGGTTAAACCTATCTAGGTgattacaaaatttcaaaaattgaaactaaaaAGGCCTAACCCCAATAAAAGGATATCAAACCCAACTTGAAGAGAGGCATTGAAAGCTAAAAGGACTGGACCAAAAACCCAAACGACTACAGTATTCACATGAAAATATAACCAAACGAAAAGAACTATTACCGTGTTTTATCTTTTGCTCAGATTATGGTCCGAAAATATTGTTATCGATTCTTGATTTAGATTAAAAATGAGATAAAACTGTAAAGATTTTCTGAATATTTTGAGGTGTGCATTTTAATAGAAAACGAAGCCGATAGTGAATACACCGAGTTTGATAACTTCACCAAATGACTCGGTGGCAGTGCTAATCAGTAATATCTCACCTGCTTAGGAGCACTTCCATATTTAGGAAAAGAATAtgatttgaaatattttgccATTCAAGATCGAGACTAAAGATTATTTGAACTATAAAGCAAATTTTCACTCTTTAACGCTCCATTTCGTACATTACtttgatcatttttctttttatctatttttttcgTCGACCGTTTTCTTTGACGATGTTTGTTATATGATTCTAAAAGCATCCACAATGGTAGACTCTTAGCAAAACTcttaacaaatatttaaaaaattatataatttaaatattagataaatctcttaaatttggtaaaactTAGGTCAATTGTCTCTTAGTTAAGAGACAAATAGTCGGGTTTTATTAGGCCCACTAGTTCGTTAAAGGCTAAAGCAGTGCCCGGTTCTTATAGCGGAGGTAACTTTAAATATTGGGCCCTTACTGAAAGGTAAATTAGTTGGGTTTATTGGGCTTTATTATAAGGCCCACTAATTCAGCAGTAACCCTAACGAAACCCTAGCATATATTAGTTCTTAAACTTCAGCTGagagaaaaccctaatttctcaAAGAGTCTAAAGAGACGGAgagtgagagaagagagaaacattTCGAGACAAATGGCCGCCGCCGCTGCTCGTCCTCTCGTCACCATCCAAACCTTGGATGGTGACATGTCCACCGATCAATCCTCCACCGTCGTACTTCCCGACGTCATGACGGCGCCAGTTCGACCAGACATCGTTAACTTCGTTCACGCCCAAATCTCCAACAACAGCCGTCAGCCATACGCCGTATCGAAGAAGGCCGGTCACCAGACCTCCGCCGAGTCCTGGGGAACCGGACGTGCCGTGTCTCGTATCCCTCGTGTTCCCGGTGGTGGTACTCACCGTGCTGGTCAAGCTGCGTTCGGTAACATGTGTCGTGGTGGTCGTATGTTCGCTCCAACCAAGATCTGGCGCCGCTGGCACCGTCGTGTCAATGTCAACATGAAGCGTCACGCAATCGTCTCAGCTATCGCTGCAACTGCTGTTCCTGCGCTTGTGATGGCTCGTGGTCACAAGATCGAGAATGTTCCTGAGATGCCTCTTGTTGTGAGTGACTCCGCCGAAGCTGTGGAGAAGACCTCAGCTGCGATCAAGGTTTTGAAACAGATCGGTGCTTATGATGATGCTGAGAAGGCAAAGAACAGCATTGGAATCCGTCCTGGTAAAGGTAAAATGAGGAACCGTCGTTACATTTCTAGGAAAGGTCCTCTGGTGGTTTATGGAACTGAAGGATCTAAGATAGTTAAGGCGTTTAGAAACCTTCCTGGTGTTGAGCTTTGTCATGTGGAGAGGCTTAATTTGTTGAAGCTTGCTCCTGGTGGTCACCTTGGTCGGTTTGTGATCTGGACCAAGTCTGCCTTTGAGAAGCTTGAGTCTATCTATGGTTCGTTTGAGAAGCcatcagagaagaagaaggggtATGTGCTTCCTCGTGCAAAGATGGTGAATGCTGATCTTGCCAGGATTATCAATTCAGATGAGATTCAGAGTGTTGTGAATCCGATCAAGAAGGATGCGAAGAGGGCTGTTCTTAAGAAGAATCCATTGAAGAATCTCAATGTGATGTTGAAGTTGAATCCTTATGCTAAGACCGCGAAGAGGATGTCACTGTTAGCTGAAGCACAGAGAGTTAAGGCTAAGAAGGAGAAGCTCGCCAAGAAGAGGAAAACCGTTACCAAGGTAATCTCAATACTTGACTTGTTCTCTTATCAACCGTTTTTGGATTGTCTTTGTTTAGTTACTGATTACATTTTGATCTGTGGTTGCATTTCATTTGACTTAACTTATATTGCAATTGTTCTAATTGACTGAGTTTGTGTATGTTAAGCTATACAATAATCTGTTCCCCTCTGGTTTAGTCTATGACTATAGTAGTCTTTCTTTACTAGATCTTACCTTTTCTGTTCTGAATTGTGGTCTAGTAGTTTGTCTTGTAAATCTGTTGTGTACGATTCTTTGTCTTGATATTGATTTTAGGTTGAGCTATTAAGCAATTGAATCTCTTAGCACTTTCTTGTCCCTTGTGAAAATTGTTCTTCATATGTCCTCTTTTCTAACTCCACTTTgaaatatctatttttcttacatcAGGAGGAGGCGTTGGCAATCAAAGCAGCAGGCAAGTCGTGGTACAAGACTATGATCTCCGACAGTGATTACACCGAGTTTGATAACTTCACCAAATGGCTCGGTGCTAGCCAGTAATAATCTCGTCTGCTTTGGAACACTTTCCATATTTTAGTcaaaagattttggtttttttaatctgttttGTCTTTGGGTGTCTGGATATCAAGTTGAATTATGAACAAGTTTCACTTTTTTACATCTCCATTTCTTACTTCGCCTTTATcagtttcatttatttatctcTTGCTCCTTCGTTTCCTATGATGATGCTTGTTATGTTATGAACCTACTTAAAAACAAGCTGAAGCTTTCTTTGGTTTACCCCAGCAGAAACATTAATCAAGTTCAATTGATCAATATGTCGATTGATTTACTGTTTAAAGGCATAGTGTGTCTATCAACCCTTAAGTCTTTTTGGTGGATAGTGAAGCTCAAACCCAATTCAAATGTCGATCAACCCTAACGTTTTTGTGCTCGATAGTAAAGCATGAGTATAAAAAGAACGTCGCTTCTTCCTACAATCACACAGATCATTTGAAGCTTTGATTAGTTGGTACAACATACTCGAGGAATACAGAATGACACGTGGTGTGTATCTGTTGgataaatttgtattattctTCTTTACTATGGATGGTTTCTGGAAGGCGCGCCAAGAGTCCTTCTTTTTCCATCTACAAATCATGACCGTCCATCTCCAAAAGAAGACTGAAACAGTGAAACTAGAAGCTTCATTTTGATCATCAGCCAGTTTTATAAATTGATCCGTATACTAAAGTAACAACTACTAGCACTTTCTTCTGTGATCGATCATTGTGTTTAAACTAAAGGTTTGTATGTTCTTGTAATCTTATTGATCTCGATAGGTTCTCCATTCTCTTTAGGTTTTAAAGCCTTCAACGATTTCCAGAAGGAAgcgaatttgaaaaaaatggtgaagaagagtTACCCGGAAGTGAAAGAAGAGTACAAGAAAGCTGTTCAGAGATGCAAGAGGAAGCTCCGTGGTCTTATTGCCGAGAAGCACTGTGCTCCCATCGTCCTCCGTCTTGCGTAAGATCCTCTCTCTGGTTCCAGTCTTTTCTGTTACTGTGAGTACTGAGTTGTTCGATTGATGGCTTCTCAGAGCATATTTTGTTGGCGGAAATTTGCAGATGGCACTCGGCTGGGACATTTGATGTGAAGACGAAGACAGGAGGACCGTTTGGGACGATAAGGCATCCCCAAGAGCTAGCCCATGATGCCAACAATGGTCTTGATATTGCCGTTAGGCTTCTTGACCCTATCAAGGAGCTGTTCCCTATTCTGTCATATGCTGACTTCTACCAGGtaaattttcaacaatgtaCTGAGTTTTTTGACCTCTAATTGTGAAGCAAGGGATGCATCAAGCTGTAGTAAGTAGGAACTTGAGGTAGAACCATAGAATCAAGGGTTTTTTGATGCATCAGTGATTATACCGAGAGGGGAAACATTTGGAAGGGATTTTGTTGGTTGGTACAGCTAAGTTATGACTTAAAATGGGTTCTTCTCTAGCTTGAGCCGTCGGCTATTGGCCCTCTGGTTTGTCTGCAGTGAACTAGATTCACACATGTTAGATTGATACTGAATCTAAAAGCTTACTTTGTATTTCGCATGGCTTTAAGGGCTTGATTCATCTGTGTTTCTTGGTTACTGTAGCTAGCTGGAGTAGTTGCTGTTGAGATCACTGGAGGACCAGAGATTCCATTTCATCCTGGTAGACTGGTGAGTCAATATTCAACTTCTCAGTTTTCTGGCTACCAATTATTAGCTATCTCTTCGTTTTAAAACGCAACTCACTGATGATGAGACACCACTGCTAAGTTTTTTGTTCATGTGATTAACTGAACCAAACTTCATCTTTCAGGACAAAGTTGAGCCACCTCCTGAAGGTCGTCTGCCTCAGGCCACCAAAGGTAAAGcagatatatgaaaatgaatttaGCTTGAATTCAGGTATCAGATTGTAGATACATGTTCATAATCATAAATTCAGGTGTGGATCATCTAAGAGATGTGTTTGGTCGGATGGGACTCAATGACAAAGATATCGTTGCATTGTCTGGTGGACACACCTTGGTATGTATGCTGCATCCAGAAACAAAGACCTATGTGCTTTTCTCAGTTCTGGCTCACACCATTCTTTTACTTTCAGGGTCGGTGCCACAAGGAGCGTTCAGGATTCGAGGGTGCATGGACACCAAACCCGCTCATTTTTGACAACTCCTATTTCAAGTAAGATCAGATTCTCTGCTTCTGCTTGCTCATACTTGAATTGGACATGAGCTGAATTAGAAGCTCTTGAATCTTGATGGTTGTTAAACAGAGAGATACTAAGCGGAGAGAAAGAAGGACTTCTTCAACTACCAACCGACAAGGCTCTTCTTGATGatcctctctttctcccaTTTGTTGAAAAATATGCTGCAGTAAGTTGTTC from Arabidopsis thaliana chromosome 3, partial sequence includes these protein-coding regions:
- a CDS encoding P-loop containing nucleoside triphosphate hydrolases superfamily protein (P-loop containing nucleoside triphosphate hydrolases superfamily protein; FUNCTIONS IN: helicase activity, nucleic acid binding, ATP-dependent helicase activity, ATP binding; LOCATED IN: cellular_component unknown; EXPRESSED IN: sperm cell, cultured cell; CONTAINS InterPro DOMAIN/s: RNA helicase, DEAD-box type, Q motif (InterPro:IPR014014), DNA/RNA helicase, DEAD/DEAH box type, N-terminal (InterPro:IPR011545), RNA helicase, ATP-dependent, DEAD-box, conserved site (InterPro:IPR000629), DEAD-like helicase, N-terminal (InterPro:IPR014001), DNA/RNA helicase, C-terminal (InterPro:IPR001650), Helicase, superfamily 1/2, ATP-binding domain (InterPro:IPR014021); BEST Arabidopsis thaliana protein match is: P-loop containing nucleoside triphosphate hydrolases superfamily protein (TAIR:AT1G20920.1); Has 99282 Blast hits to 69041 proteins in 3346 species: Archae - 756; Bacteria - 22755; Metazoa - 33531; Fungi - 11762; Plants - 5995; Viruses - 287; Other Eukaryotes - 24196 (source: NCBI BLink).), which encodes MLEKSKSRKENDRKDRDRSKKENGRRDTTEMRSRVKRCDSEEEERIRIRRDRKSSDFEEEEYERDSKRRGEDKGRGRRERDRDRGKYLKRDRERREREKEKGRKKQKKERSREDCNEESDDVKCGLKRKRTERSRHGDDDVEKKTRDEQVEDEQKQLAEEVEKRRRRVQEWQELKRQNEEAQIESKGPETGKAWTLDGESDDEVKSDSEMDVDRDTKLENGGDAKMVASENETAVTVSENGGDRAADEDEIDPLDAFMNTMVLPEVEKLSNIVIDGILDFKMNGKETGDQAKKGFNKAALGRIIQGEDSDSDYSEPKSDDDPSLDEDDEEFMKRVKKTKAEKLSLVDHSKIEYEPFRKNFYIEVKDISRMTQDAVNAYRKELELKVHGKDVPRPIQFWHQTGLTSKILDTLKKLNYEKPMPIQAQALPIIMSGRDCIGVAKTGSGKTLGFVLPMLRHIKDQPPVEAGDGPIGLVMAPTRELVQQIYSDIRKFSKALGIICVPVYGGSGVAQQISELKRGTEIVVCTPGRMIDILCTSSGKITNLRRVTYLVMDEADRMFDMGFEPQITRIVQNIRPDRQTVLFSATFPRQVETLARKVLNKPVEIQVGGRSVVNKDITQLVEIRPESERFSRLLELLGEWYEKGKVLVFVRSQEKSISDFKSDVCNLLIATSVAARGLDVKELELVVNFDAPNHYEDYVHRVGRTGRAGRKGCAVTFISEDDAKYAPDLVKALELSEQPVPDDVKAVAEGFMAKVKQGIEQAHGTGYGGSGFKFNEEEDEVRKAAKKAQAKEYGFEEEKSDSEDENDVVRKAGGDISQQQITLAQIAAIASAASKAPVTANQLLPNGGGLATEPGIPPTDGAGRVAAMIAAANVQQYLAKIQADAIPEHYEAELEINDFPQNARWKVTHKETLGPISEWSGASITTRGKFYEAGRIPGPEERKLYLFVEGPTEISVKTAKAELKRVLEDITNQTFSLPGGAQSGRYSVL
- a CDS encoding Ribosomal protein L4/L1 family (Ribosomal protein L4/L1 family; FUNCTIONS IN: structural constituent of ribosome; INVOLVED IN: translation; LOCATED IN: in 7 components; EXPRESSED IN: 26 plant structures; EXPRESSED DURING: 14 growth stages; CONTAINS InterPro DOMAIN/s: Ribosomal protein L4/L1e (InterPro:IPR002136), Ribosomal protein L4/L1e, eukaryotic/archaeal, conserved site (InterPro:IPR013000); BEST Arabidopsis thaliana protein match is: Ribosomal protein L4/L1 family (TAIR:AT5G02870.2); Has 35333 Blast hits to 34131 proteins in 2444 species: Archae - 798; Bacteria - 22429; Metazoa - 974; Fungi - 991; Plants - 531; Viruses - 0; Other Eukaryotes - 9610 (source: NCBI BLink).) produces the protein MAAAAARPLVTIQTLDGDMSTDQSSTVVLPDVMTAPVRPDIVNFVHAQISNNSRQPYAVSKKAGHQTSAESWGTGRAVSRIPRVPGGGTHRAGQAAFGNMCRGGRMFAPTKIWRRWHRRVNVNMKRHAIVSAIAATAVPALVMARGHKIENVPEMPLVVSDSAEAVEKTSAAIKVLKQIGAYDDAEKAKNSIGIRPGKGKMRNRRYISRKGPLVVYGTEGSKIVKAFRNLPGVELCHVERLNLLKLAPGGHLGRFVIWTKSAFEKLESIYGSFEKPSEKKKGYVLPRAKMVNADLARIINSDEIQSVVNPIKKDAKRAVLKKNPLKNLNVMLKLNPYAKTAKRMSLLAEAQRVKAKKEKLAKKRKTVTKEALAIKAAGKSWYKTMISDSDYTEFDNFTKWLGASQ
- a CDS encoding Ribosomal protein L4/L1 family (Ribosomal protein L4/L1 family; FUNCTIONS IN: structural constituent of ribosome; INVOLVED IN: translation; LOCATED IN: in 9 components; EXPRESSED IN: 26 plant structures; EXPRESSED DURING: 14 growth stages; CONTAINS InterPro DOMAIN/s: Ribosomal protein L4/L1e (InterPro:IPR002136), Ribosomal protein L4/L1e, eukaryotic/archaeal, conserved site (InterPro:IPR013000); BEST Arabidopsis thaliana protein match is: Ribosomal protein L4/L1 family (TAIR:AT5G02870.1); Has 1142 Blast hits to 1141 proteins in 405 species: Archae - 316; Bacteria - 17; Metazoa - 269; Fungi - 177; Plants - 117; Viruses - 0; Other Eukaryotes - 246 (source: NCBI BLink).), with product MAAAAARPLVTIQTLDGDMSTDQSSTVVLPDVMTAPVRPDIVNFVHAQISNNSRQPYAVSKKAGHQTSAESWGTGRAVSRIPRVPGGGTHRAGQAAFGNMCRGGRMFAPTKIWRRWHRRVNVNMKRHAIVSAIAATAVPALVMARGHKIENVPEMPLVVSDSAEAVEKTSAAIKVLKQIGAYDDAEKAKNSIGIRPGKGKMRNRRYISRKGPLVVYGTEGSKIVKAFRNLPGVELCHVERLNLLKLAPGGHLGRFVIWTKSAFEKLESIYGSFEKPSEKKKGYVLPRAKMVNADLARIINSDEIQSVVNPIKKDAKRAVLKKNPLKNLNVMLKLNPYAKTAKRMSLLAEAQRVKAKKEKLAKKRKTVTKEEALAIKAAGKSWYKTMISDSDYTEFDNFTKWLGASQ